Genomic window (Streptosporangium brasiliense):
CCGGTGACCATGACGCGCTACCACTCGCTGGCCGTGGTGCCGGAGACGGTCCCGGAGATTCTGGAGATCACCGCGACCACCGGCGACGGCCTGGTCATGGGCCTGCGCCACCGCACCGCGCCCGTCGAGGGCGTGCAGTTCCACCCCGAATCGGTGATCTCCGAACACGGCCACGGACTGCTCGGAAATTGGCTCGCGGGAATCGTGTAACGCCACGACCGTCTTGAACGACTAACCAGTGAGCCCTTCCGCCATCGCCCCCGAGTGGCGGAAGGGCTCTTCTCGTCCCCGAGGACGAGCGCCCCGGACCGCGGAGAAGCCCGAGCGCTGAAAAGCCTGAGCGCTGAGAGACCGAGCCTGAGAAGCCCGAGCGCGGAGAGACCGGGCCCGCCGGGGACCCGGGCCCCGGCCCCGAGGAGATCGGGCCCTCACGTCCCAGCCAGGCCCCGTCCCCGGGCCCGGAGAACCGTCCCCCCGTGTTACGACGACAGGACGGCCCCCGCCGGGTCGGCGGGGGCCGTCCTCATGAGGCCTTCACGGGCCGGCGGTCAGCCGCCCAGGTCGTCGCTGGGCGGGTCCTCGACGAACGGGTCCTCGGTCTGCTGATCCGTCGGCTGGGTGTCCGGCTGCGGGTCCTCGGTGATGTTCGGGTCCTGGGTCGGGGGCGTCGCCGGCTCGGTCGGCTCCGGGGCCTGCCCGCTGGAGACGACCAGCGTGATCGTGGTGCCAGGCTGGAGCTTGGCGCCGGCCTCGGGCGCCTGGCTGAGCACGGTGCCCTCCGGCAGGTCGCTCTCCTGCTCGACGACCTTGTATCGGAAGCCCGCCTCCTTGAGCATCCGCTTGGCGTCGCCGACCGTGAGGTTGACCACGCCCGGCACCTCAGCGGCCTCCTTGGGGACGTAGATCTGGACTGTGCTGCCCTTGGGGGCCTGCTTGCCCGCCTCGGGGTCGCTCTCGATCACCTTGCCCTGCGGGGCGCTGGAGACCTTGGTCCGCAGGCTCGGGACGAAGCCCGCGCCCTCCAGGGCCGCCTTGGCCTCGTCCGCGGTCATGTTGACCACGTTGGGCACCTCGACCTTCTCCACACCCTTGGAGACGGTGAGCGTGACCTCGCTGTTCTTGTCGACCTCGGTGCCGGAGGCCGGGTCGGTGTCGATGACCGTGCCCTTCTCCAGCTCCTCGTCGTATTTGTCGACCCGCTTGACCTTCAGACCCAGCCCTTCCAGCGTCTTGGTCGCCGAGGCCGCGGTCTGCGAGGTCAGTGACGGGATCTTGACCTTGCTGCCGGCGGTGGAGTCGCCGGGGGAGCTCAGGAACATGTAGCCCACGCCGATGAAGGCACCGATGACCAGCAGCGGGACCAGGATCCACGCGGCGGTCTTGACCGCGGTGTTGCCCCCGCCGCTCTGCTGCCGGCGCCGGCCGCGCTCGCCGCGCCCGCCCTCCTCGGTGCCGTATTCGTAGGCCGGGACGGCGGTGGTGCGCTGGGTGGCCGGTCCGCCGGGGGCGGGGGCCTGCTGCATGGTCCGGGTGGCCGCGCCGTAGTTGTTGGCCAGCGCCATCGTCTGGGCGTCCATCGGCATGCCGGACATCGCCCGCTGGATGTCGGCCCGCATCTCCCCGGCGCTCTGGTAGCGATGAGCGGGGTCCTTGGCCATCGCCTTGAGCACGATGGCGTCGGCCCACTTGGGGATGTCCGGGTCGATCTGCGACGGCGGGATCGGGTCCTCGCGCACGTGCTGGTAGGCGATCGCGACGGGGGAGTCGCCGGTGAACGGCGGCTGCCCGGTCAGCAGCTCGTACAGCACGCAGCCGGTGGAGTAGATGTCGCTGCGGGCGTCGACCCGCTCGCCCCTGGCCTGCTCCGGCGACAGATACTGTGCCGTGCCGATGACCTGGGCGGTCTGCGTCATGGTCGCCGCCGAGTCGGCCATCGCGCGGGCGATGCCGAAGTCCATCACCTTGACGTCGCCGTTGTTGGTGATCATGATGTTCGCCGGCTTGATGTCCCGGTGGACGATGCCGCCGCGGTGGCTGTAGTCCAGCGCCCGCAGGATCCCGTCGACCAGTTCGGCCGCCCGCTCGGGCAGCAGCCGCCGGTCGGCGCGGAGCAGGTCGCGCAGCGTGCGGCCGTCGACGAACTCCATCACGATGTACGGCACCGGCGCCCCGCCCGCCACGTCCTCGCCGGTGTCGTAGACAGCGACGATGGACGGGTGGTTCAGTGACGCGGCGGACTGCGCCTCCCGGCGGAAACGGGCCTGGAAGATGTGGTCTCTCGCCAGGTCCGCGCGGAGGGTCTTGATGGCGACGATCCGATCCAGCCGGATGTCTCGGGCGCGATATACCTCGGCCATGCCGCCACGCCCGACGACGCCGTCAAGCTCGTAGCGATCGCCGAGGCGTCGAGGCTGAGTCATTTCCTGCACTGTCCCTTACCGTTCATCTTGGGTGCCGGTGAGCTCTTGGGCCACCGGTGTCCATCATCGACCCCTCGCCGCATCACGTCTCCCCGTTTGGCGGCTCTGTGTCGCCGGTGCCGGGAGTGGTGCTCGGTGTGAGGCTCGGTGTCGCCGTCGGGGCGGTGGGCGTCGGAGTCGAGGTAGTCGGGCTGGGGCTGGGGCTGGGCGATGGCGACGTGGTCGGCCGGGGGCTGGGTTTGACCGATGTGCTTACCGTAGCCGACGGCGTGGGCGAAGGACGGGTCGGCTTCGCCGGTGGGACGGGCGATCTGCTCGTCGCCGGCTTGGTCCTGCTCGGCCGGACCGTCGGGGTTTTGGTGATCGGGCTCAGCCGGACGGCGGGCTCCTCCGGCCTGCTGTCGCCGGGGCGGTCGGTCAGGTTGTGGACCGCCAGCGCGCCCAGTCCGACGGCGGCGGCGCACCCCGCGGCGGCGGCGATCACCGTCCTCCGGCGCAGGCCCCGGCGCCGTGGGACGGTCCGTGCCGTCCTCGCGGTGGCCGGACGGGAGTCCCCGGCCGGCCCGCCGGGGCCGGACCCCGCGGCCGGGCCGGGAGGCGCCGGCGGGGAGGCGGCCAGGGCGGAGGTGACCTCCCGCGGCCATTCGCCGGCGGGCTCCGCCCGCCACCCCGCCGGATCGGTGAGCATGGCCAGGTCGGCGGCGCCCGCCGGGGCGAGCGAGCCGCGCAGCGCGTATGCCCGGCCGGCCAGCTCCCGGGCCCCGGCCGGCCGCCGCTCGGGGTCCTTCGACAGGCACGCGGTGACCATCTCCCGCACCGCCCGGGGCACGCTCCCGGGCAGCGGCGGCGGATCCTCGCTGAGATGCATGAGCGCGATCGCCACCTGCGTCTCGGCGACGAACGGCGGGCGGCCGGCCAGGCACTCGTAGGCGACCACGCCGAGCGAGTAGACGTCGGTCGCGAAGGTCAGCGGCTCTCCTGACGCCTGCTCGGGGCTGACGTACTGGGCGGTGCCGAGCACGGTGCCCGTCTGGGTCATCGACGAGCCCTCCAGCGCCCTGGCGATGCCGAAATCCGTGATCTTGATCACTCCGGCCCCGGTGACCAGCAGGTTGCCCGGCTTGATGTCCCGGTGGATGATCCCCGAGCTGTGCGCCGCCTGCAGGGCCCTGGCGGTCTGGTAGACCACGTCGAGGGTGTTGCCGGCGCTCAGCCTGCCGTCGCGCGCCAGGATGCCGGCCAGCGACTCGCCGGGGACCAGCTCCATCACGAGGTAGGCGACGTCGTCGGCCTCGCCGTAGTCGAAGACCTGGGCGATGCCGGGGTCGGCCAGCCCCGCCGCGATCCTGGCCTCGCGACGGAACCGCTCGCGGAAGGCCGGATCGGCCGCCACGTGCCGGCGCAGCAGCTTCACCGCCACCTCGCGGCCGAGCAGTTCGTCCCTGGCCCGCCAGACCTCGCCCATGCCGCCCGTCGCGATCCGCCCCAGCGGGCGGTATCGGCCCCCGAGCAACGCGGTCATCTACCCAGCACCGCTTCCATCACGCTCTTGGCGATGGGCGCGGCGGTGTGACCTCCGGAGGCGTCGTCACCGGCGCTGCCGGACTCGACGATGAGCGCGAGGGCCACCTTGGGGTCCTCGGCGGGGGCGAAGGAGATGAACCACGCGTGCGGGTCCCGGCCCGGGGCGGTCTCGGCGGTGCCGGTCTTGCCGCCGACGGTCACTCCGGGGATCTGCGCGGCGCTGGCGGTGCCGTTGTTGACGACGCTGACCATCATCTCCTGGAGCTTGCGCGCGGTGTCCTCGCTGACCGCGGTGCTGAGCTCGGTGGGGTCGGCGCTCTCGATCTCGCCGCCCTCCGCGTCGGCGATCTTGTTGACCAGGTAGGGCTTCATGACCACGCCGTTGTTGGCGATGCCCGCGGCGACCATGGCCATCTGCAGCGGGGTCATCTGGTTGCTGCGCTGGCCGATCGAGGCCTGGGCGAGCGCGGCCTTGTCCTCCTCGGGACCGAAGTCGCTGGCCACGACCGGCAGCGGGATCTCCAGCGCGTCGCCGCCGATGCCGAACTTCTCGGCCTGGTCGTTGATGGCGTCGTAGCCGAGGTCTATGGCGATCTTGCCGAACGGCGTGTTGCAGGACCGCTCCAGCGCGAACGTCAGCGTCACGCGCCCGGCGCCGCACGCCGCACCGCCGTAGTTGGGCAGGTCGGCGGTGGTGTTGGGCAGGTCGAGCCGCTGCGGGGCGTCCACCTGGGTCTGCGGGCCGATGGTGTCGTCGCTCTCCAGGTAGGCCGCCATGGTGACGACCTTGAAGGTCGAGCCCGGCGGGTAGGTGCGCTCGATCGCCCGGTTCAGCAGCGGCTGGTCCTTGTCCTCGGCCAGCTTGTTGTAGGCCTTGTTGACCGCGGCCTTGTCCGCCTTGGACAGCGGGTTGGGGTCGTAGGAGGGGATCGAGACCATGGCGAGGATCGCCCCGGTCTTCGGGTCGAGCGCGACCAGTGAGCCCTTCTTGCCGCTGGCGCCGAGCGCCTTGTAGGCCGCCTCCTGCGCCTTGGGGTTGATCGTCAGGTCGACGTTGGCGCCCTTGGTCTTCTTGGCGGTGAACAGGTCGATGCTGCGCCGGATGAGCAGGTCGGCGCTGGTGCCGTCGAGCAGGTCGTTCTCGGCCCGCTCCATGTCGCGGGTGCTCTCCGGGGCGAAGAACCCGGTGATGGGCGCGTAGACCTTGCCCTCGGGGTAGCGCCGTGCGTAGCGGAAGGTGTTGTCGCCGGTGTCGACGGACTCGGCGAGCACCTTGTCGCCCGCGGTGATCCGGCCGCGCTCGACCTGGTAGCGGTCGTAGAAGTTGCGGACGTTGCGCGAGTCCGCCCGCAGGTCGTCCGCCCGCACGGCCTGCAGGTAGTTCACGTTGAGCATGAGCAGGCCGAACATGAGCAGGCAGGCCAGGGCGACGCGCTTGAGGGGACTGTTCATCGCTGGAACACCTGCGTCATTCCTTCGTCCTGGATGGCCTGGGGCGGCGGTTTCCGCGCCGCATCCGACATGCGTACCAACAGCGCGATAAGGATCCAGTTAGCCAGCAGCGCCGAACCGCCCTGCGACATGAACGGGGTGACCAGGCCGGTCAGCGGGATCAGGTTGGTGACGCCGCCGACGATGATGAAGACCTGCCAGGCCAGGATGAACGACAGGCCGCCGGCCAGCAGCTTGGAGAACGGGTCGCGGGCCGCGATGGAGGTGCGCAGGCCCCGCTCCACGATCAGGGCGTAGACCATCAGCAGGGCCATCAGCCCGGTCAGGCCCAGCTCCTCGCCGGTGGCGGGGAAGATGAAGTCGGAGATGGCCAGCGGGATCCTGTCGGGGTGACCCTGGCCGAGCCCGGTGCCGAGGATCCCGCCGGTGGCCATGGCGAACAGGCCCTGCATGAGCTGCTCGCTGCCGCCGACCTTGTTGAAGAGCTCCGGGTCCGCCGGGTTGAGGTAGACCTCGAAGCGGGCGTGCACGTGTTCGAAGATCGTCCCAGCGAGGATCGCGCCGCCGACGAAGAGCAGGATGCCGATCAGGACCCACGAGGTGCGCTGGGTGGCGATGTAGAGCATCGCGATGAACGTGCCGAAGATCAGCAGGGAGGAGCCGAGGTCCTTCTGCAGGATCAGCACGCCCAGGCTGAGGCCCCAGACGATGAGGATCGGGCCGAGGTCACGGGCGCGGGGCAGGTCGATGAAGAGCAGCCGCCGCCCGGCCAGCGCCAGCACGTCGCGCTTGGCGACCAGGTAGCTGGCGAAGAAGACGATCAGGGCGAGCTTGGCGAACTCGGCGGGCTGGAGCTGGCCCAGGCCGGGGATCTCGATCCAGATCCGGGCGCCGTTGATGTTCTTGCCGATGAACGGCAGCAGCGGCGAGATCAGCAGGAGGAGTCCGACGGCTCCGGCGGTGTAGGTCAGCCGCTGCAGCGCGCGGTGGTCGCGCAGCACGATCAGCGTCACGCTGAACAGGACGACCCCGACGGCCGTCCACAGGAGCTGGGTGGTGGCCGAGGCGCCGAACGCCTTGGACTGTTCGAGGCGGTAGATCATCACCAGGCCGAGGCCGTTGACCAGCGTCACCAGGGGCAGGATCAGCGGGTCGGCCCAGGGCGCGAACCTGGCGAGCACGAGGTAGGCGGCCAGCATGAACCCGCCCAGGCTGAGGCCGTAGGTGAGCATGCCCGAGGGGATCTGCTTGTCGATCGCCAGCCCCACGTTGGCGTAGGCGAACATCACGATCACGACCGCGAAGGCGAGCATCGCCAACTGGGCCAGCCGACGTTTGGCGGGCAGGGGGACGGGCTCGACGCTTGGGGTGCTCATGTGTCTACTGTGACCTTGTGGGTTCCGGGGTTGCGGTGCCGTCCGGCCGGGAGGTCTGCCTGGTCTTCCCGTCGGGCTTGGTCTCGGGCTTCGTCTCGGGCTTCGTCTCGGGCTTGGTGTCAGGCTTCGCCGCGGACGACTTGAGCTCCTGGATCTTCTTCAGGCCCGCGTCGACGCTGGCGACGGGGATGCCGTCGCGGACCTGGCCCTGCTGGAACGCGCCGAGGGCCTTGATCGACTCGGTGGTGCTCCGGGCGACGTCGAAGAGCTCGATGGGGCCGATATTGGTCTTCACGCCCTGGAAAACCACGATCTCATCCCCTTTCGCCCCTACGAAGTATTGATCGTCGAGCCACTGGCTCCCGAAGTACCAGCCTAGGCCGCCGCCGACCAGGACGACGCCTCCCACCGAGGCCAGAAGCGGCCACGCCCGGCGGCGCCTGACCGGCCGGCCGGCGGCCCTGACGACCGGCTCCTCGGGATCGTCGTCGACGATGACGGGCTGGGGCATGGTGACCACGCCGGCGCGCCCGGCCGGGGTGTCCGGCGGCGGGGTCCGCGGCCGGGCCGACCCGGCGGCGCCCACCACGGCGGCCTCGACGGGGAGGGCGAGCCCCTCGTCGACCTCCAGGACGTCGGCCAGCACGCAGGTGATGTTGTCGGGGCCGCCGCCGCGGTTGGCCAGGTCGATGAGCGCGCGGACCACCGTCTCGGGGTCGTCGATCGTGGAGAGCGTCTGGTGCATCGTCTCCGCGCTCACCACCCCCGACAGCCCGTCGGAGCAGAGCAGGTAGCGGTCGCCGACCTGGGCCTCGCGCAGGGACAGGTCGGGGTCGACCTCGCCGCTGCCGTCGAGCGCCCGCAGCAGGATCGAGCGCTGCGGGTGGGTGGCGGCCTCCTCCTGGGTGATCCGGCCGTCGTCCACCAGCGACTGCACCAGGGTGTGGTCGTGGGTGATCTGGTAGAGCTCCCCGGCGCGCAGCAGGTAGGCGCGTGAGTCGCCGACGTGGACCAGGGCGACCCTCGTGCCGGACCACAGCATGGCGGTCAGGGTGGTGCCCATGCCCTTGAGGCTCGGGTCGCGCCCCACCATGTCGTGCAGTCTGCGGTTGGCCTCCCTGACCGCCGCCTCGATGGCGCTGAGCAGGTCACCCCCCTGCGGGTCCTCGTCGAGGGAGGACATCGCGGCGATGGCGACCGAGCTGGCCACCTCGCCGTGTGCGTGGCCGCCCATGCCGTCGGCGACGGCGAGCAGTCGGCCGCTGGCGTACGCCGAGTCCTCGTTACCTTCGCGGAGGAGGCCGACGTCGGAGCGGGCGGCGTAACGGAGTGCGATGGTCATTTGCGCAATTCGATGACGGTCTTGCCGATGCGGATCGGAACACCGAGCGGCACCGGGGTCGGACGGGTGACTTTGGAGCGGTCGAGGTATGTGCCGTTGGTCGAACCGAGATCTTCCACGATCCACTGACCGTCCTGGGGGAAGAGCCGGGCGTGCTTGCTGGAGGCGTAGTCGTCACTGACTACCAGCGTGGCGTCGGTCGCCCGGCCGATGGTGATCGGCGTCTCTGAGAGGGTGATGGTGGTGCCTTGCAGGGGACCACCGATGACGACCATCTGCCGCGGCTCCCCCTTCTTGGGTTTGGCCGCGGGCTTGATCGGCTTGGCAGCCTTGCGCGCGGGGGCGGCGGTGGTCGTGCGGGATCCGAACAAGTCTGTCCGGATCACGCCGACCGCGGCAATCACGAAGAACCACAGCACCGCGAGGAACGCGAGCCGGATCAGCAGCAGCGTGAGCTCGGACATGGACCGTCTGTTTACCTTTAATCGCGCCGGAAAACCAGAGTCGTCCGCCCCAGCGTCACGCGAGTGCCGTTCTGGAGCTCGACCCGGCGTACCGGCTGGCCGTTGACGAAGGTGCCGTTCGTGGAGCCGAGGTCGACGAGCACGACCTGGGGACCCTCCACGCGCAGCTCGGCGTGGTGCCGGGACACACCCGGGTCGACCAGCCGTAGATCACAGTCGGTGCCCCTGCCGAGCAGGGTCACCGGGGTGGTCAGGTCGTAGGACCGCTGCCCCTGCGGGTCGTCCTGGGTGGAGACCAGCAGGCGGGGACGGCCCCCGAAGGCGTGCGGCTTGGCCGCGGGCACGTCGCTCACCGGCTGGCGGATCTCGTCCTGCTCGACCGTCGCGCCGCGGATCACGCCGGAGCGGATCCGGAACAGGCCGACCGCCAGGTCGTCCGCCGTCTCGAAGCGCACCCGGACCGGTCCCACGAAGGAGTAGCCCTGTTCCTTGGCGTACTCCCTGGCGAGGTTGGCCAGTTCGTGGCTGATGCTGTCGGCGTAGACCTCCAGGCGCTCGCTGTCGGTGGTGGACAGCTCGACCACGAAGTCGTTCGGCACGAGCGTGCGCCCTTGTGCGACGATCGCCGCACGCTCGTCCATCTCACGCTGAACCGCGCTGGCAACCTCGACCGGCTGAAGGTCAGATTTGAACGCCCGCGCAAAGGCTCCCTCAACCAAACCTTCGAGCCTCCGCTCGAAGCGCTGAAGGACTCCCACCGGGTACCTCCCTTCCTCCGTCTAACTAGGTCACGGCCGCTTGGGGGCTTGTTCCTCGCTCTCTCGCACCCAGCTGTTCCGCTCCGCGTCTAGGAGGATCGTATCCGGGTTCGTGGGTACCGGCTGATCCGTGCTAATGTTTCCACCGCACCCAAAAGGGCGGGTGGCGGAACGGCAGACGCGCACGGTTCAGGTCCGTGTGTCCGAAAGGACGTGAGGGTTCAAATCCCTCCTCGCCCACTCCAGCAGAGCTCCGGAAGCGCGGTCAGCGCACCGGGGCTCTCTTGTTTTCCGGGGAATCCGCGCGTTCATCGGTCCGTCCGTGGGTCTGGTGCCGGTCGGGGTGATCATCGATCAAAGTAGCCGTTCGCTCCGTTATAGAGAAGTCCCGGCGGTTACGTGGGTGTCTTCTCGATTCTGTGCCGGTATGGCGTGCGTCTCTTCTACCCCGCCCCGCTTGACGATCACTTTCCGGCCGCTTGCACACGTCATGCCGTCCATCCGGGCCGATTACGCTGACAGAGAAATCGGGCCGGGGGGAGTCCCCCCGGCCCGTCCTGTCCGTCAACCGGCCCGTCCTGTCCGTCAACCCGTGACGAGGACCCGGACGTCCAGGAGCTCACCGAGCAGATCGGTGAGGCTGACCATGCCGGCCACCTTGCCGCCGCCGTCCGTGACGAGGCCCACATGGGCGTGGGCGTCCTGGAGCACGGAGACCGCCTCGGGGATCGTCGTGCTCTTGTCCAGCCTGGGCACCGGCCGGGCGAGCTCGGCGGGGCCCGCCCCGGGACGGACCAGGACGTCTCTGACGTGCAGCACGCCCAGGACGTCGTCCGGCCTGCCCGAGTTGACCAGCAGGCGCAGGTGCCCGCTGTCGGCGGCCGTGCGGCGCACCTGCTCGTCGGTGGCGTCCCGGGTCACGCAGGTGGCCTGCCCGATGGGCAGCATCAGGCGCTCGACCGGCTGCTGGTGGACCCGCAGGGCCCGGGTCAGCAGGTCGTGCTCGTCCCGGTCGAGCAGGCCCATCCGGCCGGACTCGCCGACCAGCATGGCGAGCTGGACCGGGGTCCTGGTGGTGGCCAGCTCGTCCCTGGGGTGCACGCCGAACAGCCTCAGCACCGCGTTGGTCAGGGCGTTGAGAGAGGCCAGCACCGGCCGGACCAGCCAGGTGAAGCCGCGGAACGGCAGCGCCAGGCCCATCGCCGCGGTCTCCGGGTGGGTCAGCGCCCACGACTTGGGGGCCATCTCCCCGATCACCATGTGCAGGAAGGTGACCAGCGCCAGCGCTATCACCAGCGAGATGGGCACCCGCAGCGACTCGGGCAGGCCGACCGCGGCGAAGACCGGCTCCAGCAGGTGCTCGATGGCCGGCTCGGTCACCATGCCCAGGCCGAGCGAGCACAGCGTGATGCCGAGCTGGGCACCGGCCAGCATCAGGGAGAGCTCCCTGCCGCCGCGTACGGCGGCGCGGGCGGCGACCCGGGTCAACCGGCCGCCCTTGCCCGCCAGCTCCTCCAGGCGATGCCTGCGGGCCGAGATGACCGCGAACTCGGCGGCGACGAAGAAGGCGTTGCCGATCAACAGGGCCACGCCCAGCAGCAGGGCTCCGGTGATGCTCATCGGCCGTCCACCGCGCTCCGCTCGATCATGGGTGTGTCGGCGCCGCGCCCGATCATCCGCGGCGCGGTCATCGCGGGCTCGCCGCCGTCCTCGGCGGCCTCCGCCGGCGCGGGCGCCAGCCGTACCCACTCGGGGACCCTGCGGTGCACCGACAGCACGGTGAGCACCGCGTCGGCCTCGTCCGCGCTGTCGTTCTCCAGGAGATCGGTCTCCAGGGTCAGCGTGACGGTGACCTGGTCGCCGGGCTCGGCCATCCGGCCGAGGGTGGCGAGCACCAGGCCGGCGATGGTGTCGTAGCCGTCGCTCTCGGGGAGCGCCAGCTTGGTCGCCCGCTCGACCTCGTCGAGCCGGAGGGTGCCCGGCAGGTCCCAGGTGCCGTCGTCGTTGGCGACGACCCCGGCGGGCTCGGGGTCGTTCTCGTCGATCAGCTCGCCGACGAGCTCCTCGGCCAGGTCCTCGACGGTGACCACGCCGGCGAGCCCGCCGTACTCGTCGATGACGCAGGCCAGGTCGTCGCCGGCGGCGCGCATGCGCTCCAGCACGACCGGCAGCGGCAGCGAGTCCGGGACCAGCAGCGCCGAACGGGTGATCTGCTCCAGCGGGCCGTCGCTCAGGCCGGACCTGAGCAGCTCCCGCACACCGGTGACGCCGACCACGTCCTCGCCGTTCTCCTTGCAGAGCACCGGGTAGCGGGAGTGGCCGTGCTCGCGGATGGCCTCGACCAGATCGGAGATCGGACGCTCGGCCCGCAGCAGCACCAGGCGGGGGCGCGGCACCATGACGTCCTCGGCGGTGCGGTCGCCGAACTCCAGCGCCCGCTCCAGCAGCTCCGACAGCCGCGGCGGGAGGTCGCCGGCCGTGGCGGACTCGGAGATGATCCGGGACAGCTCCTCGGGGCTGGCGCCGTGCTCGACCTCCTCCACGGGCTCCACGCCCGCCCGGCGCAGCAGGCCGGTGGCGGCGGAGTCGAACAGCCGGATGACGGGCCCGGCGATCCTGAGATAGACGATGGTCGAGCCGGCGAGGAACTTGGCCACCGGCTCGGGGCGGGCGATGCCCAGGTTCTTGGGGGCCAGCTCGCCGAGCACCATCTGGATGACGGTGGCGACCGCGACGGCCAGCGCCACCGAGACGCCCGGCACGGCCGCCGCCGGCACCCCCGCGGCCTCCAGCCCCGGGCGCATGACCGTGGCGATGGCGGGTTCGGAGATGAAGCCGACGAGCAGCGCGGTCACGGTGATGCCCAGCTGCGCGCCCGAAAGCATGAACGACAGGCGTCCCGTCACCTCCAGCGCGCGCTTGGCGGCGGTGTCACCGGCGTCGGCCTGTTCGCGCAGCACGCCGCGGTCGGCGGCCACGAAGGCGAACTCCTGCGCGACGAAGTAACCGGTCGCGAAGGTGAGGAGGAGTACGGCCAGCAGGCCGAGAGCCGTGTTCACCGGGCGGCTCTCCCGGTTGGGTCAGCGGTCCCCGTGCATGTGCACGGGCAGGTACTCCATGAGTCCGGAGTGGACACGATCATCCTTTCGGGCAGAGGTCGTCCCTTACCGTAACGACCCGTGTGGGGGTCGATGTTTCCGGATCGGCCAACGATCACATCGTTGGTGACTAAGCATCCTTCTGCGTACTTTTACATGGGGGAAGCTTGGAGAGACGTCTGCGCGCGACGGGACCACGACGTAGCGTCGATAATGACGTTCTCATCGTGTGTTCAAGAAGTGGCGGGGATACGACGTGGGTGACAGGCCGGAAGACGACGATCGCACACGCGCGCTGCGATCGCCCCAGCCCGGGCCGCCGCGAGCCGCGGGACAGCCCGCCCACCCGGCGC
Coding sequences:
- the pknB gene encoding Stk1 family PASTA domain-containing Ser/Thr kinase; protein product: MTQPRRLGDRYELDGVVGRGGMAEVYRARDIRLDRIVAIKTLRADLARDHIFQARFRREAQSAASLNHPSIVAVYDTGEDVAGGAPVPYIVMEFVDGRTLRDLLRADRRLLPERAAELVDGILRALDYSHRGGIVHRDIKPANIMITNNGDVKVMDFGIARAMADSAATMTQTAQVIGTAQYLSPEQARGERVDARSDIYSTGCVLYELLTGQPPFTGDSPVAIAYQHVREDPIPPSQIDPDIPKWADAIVLKAMAKDPAHRYQSAGEMRADIQRAMSGMPMDAQTMALANNYGAATRTMQQAPAPGGPATQRTTAVPAYEYGTEEGGRGERGRRRQQSGGGNTAVKTAAWILVPLLVIGAFIGVGYMFLSSPGDSTAGSKVKIPSLTSQTAASATKTLEGLGLKVKRVDKYDEELEKGTVIDTDPASGTEVDKNSEVTLTVSKGVEKVEVPNVVNMTADEAKAALEGAGFVPSLRTKVSSAPQGKVIESDPEAGKQAPKGSTVQIYVPKEAAEVPGVVNLTVGDAKRMLKEAGFRYKVVEQESDLPEGTVLSQAPEAGAKLQPGTTITLVVSSGQAPEPTEPATPPTQDPNITEDPQPDTQPTDQQTEDPFVEDPPSDDLGG
- a CDS encoding serine/threonine-protein kinase — its product is MTALLGGRYRPLGRIATGGMGEVWRARDELLGREVAVKLLRRHVAADPAFRERFRREARIAAGLADPGIAQVFDYGEADDVAYLVMELVPGESLAGILARDGRLSAGNTLDVVYQTARALQAAHSSGIIHRDIKPGNLLVTGAGVIKITDFGIARALEGSSMTQTGTVLGTAQYVSPEQASGEPLTFATDVYSLGVVAYECLAGRPPFVAETQVAIALMHLSEDPPPLPGSVPRAVREMVTACLSKDPERRPAGARELAGRAYALRGSLAPAGAADLAMLTDPAGWRAEPAGEWPREVTSALAASPPAPPGPAAGSGPGGPAGDSRPATARTARTVPRRRGLRRRTVIAAAAGCAAAVGLGALAVHNLTDRPGDSRPEEPAVRLSPITKTPTVRPSRTKPATSRSPVPPAKPTRPSPTPSATVSTSVKPSPRPTTSPSPSPSPSPTTSTPTPTAPTATPSLTPSTTPGTGDTEPPNGET
- a CDS encoding peptidoglycan D,D-transpeptidase FtsI family protein, which codes for MNSPLKRVALACLLMFGLLMLNVNYLQAVRADDLRADSRNVRNFYDRYQVERGRITAGDKVLAESVDTGDNTFRYARRYPEGKVYAPITGFFAPESTRDMERAENDLLDGTSADLLIRRSIDLFTAKKTKGANVDLTINPKAQEAAYKALGASGKKGSLVALDPKTGAILAMVSIPSYDPNPLSKADKAAVNKAYNKLAEDKDQPLLNRAIERTYPPGSTFKVVTMAAYLESDDTIGPQTQVDAPQRLDLPNTTADLPNYGGAACGAGRVTLTFALERSCNTPFGKIAIDLGYDAINDQAEKFGIGGDALEIPLPVVASDFGPEEDKAALAQASIGQRSNQMTPLQMAMVAAGIANNGVVMKPYLVNKIADAEGGEIESADPTELSTAVSEDTARKLQEMMVSVVNNGTASAAQIPGVTVGGKTGTAETAPGRDPHAWFISFAPAEDPKVALALIVESGSAGDDASGGHTAAPIAKSVMEAVLGR
- a CDS encoding FtsW/RodA/SpoVE family cell cycle protein, whose protein sequence is MSTPSVEPVPLPAKRRLAQLAMLAFAVVIVMFAYANVGLAIDKQIPSGMLTYGLSLGGFMLAAYLVLARFAPWADPLILPLVTLVNGLGLVMIYRLEQSKAFGASATTQLLWTAVGVVLFSVTLIVLRDHRALQRLTYTAGAVGLLLLISPLLPFIGKNINGARIWIEIPGLGQLQPAEFAKLALIVFFASYLVAKRDVLALAGRRLLFIDLPRARDLGPILIVWGLSLGVLILQKDLGSSLLIFGTFIAMLYIATQRTSWVLIGILLFVGGAILAGTIFEHVHARFEVYLNPADPELFNKVGGSEQLMQGLFAMATGGILGTGLGQGHPDRIPLAISDFIFPATGEELGLTGLMALLMVYALIVERGLRTSIAARDPFSKLLAGGLSFILAWQVFIIVGGVTNLIPLTGLVTPFMSQGGSALLANWILIALLVRMSDAARKPPPQAIQDEGMTQVFQR
- a CDS encoding Stp1/IreP family PP2C-type Ser/Thr phosphatase → MTIALRYAARSDVGLLREGNEDSAYASGRLLAVADGMGGHAHGEVASSVAIAAMSSLDEDPQGGDLLSAIEAAVREANRRLHDMVGRDPSLKGMGTTLTAMLWSGTRVALVHVGDSRAYLLRAGELYQITHDHTLVQSLVDDGRITQEEAATHPQRSILLRALDGSGEVDPDLSLREAQVGDRYLLCSDGLSGVVSAETMHQTLSTIDDPETVVRALIDLANRGGGPDNITCVLADVLEVDEGLALPVEAAVVGAAGSARPRTPPPDTPAGRAGVVTMPQPVIVDDDPEEPVVRAAGRPVRRRRAWPLLASVGGVVLVGGGLGWYFGSQWLDDQYFVGAKGDEIVVFQGVKTNIGPIELFDVARSTTESIKALGAFQQGQVRDGIPVASVDAGLKKIQELKSSAAKPDTKPETKPETKPETKPDGKTRQTSRPDGTATPEPTRSQ
- a CDS encoding FHA domain-containing protein FhaB/FipA, encoding MSELTLLLIRLAFLAVLWFFVIAAVGVIRTDLFGSRTTTAAPARKAAKPIKPAAKPKKGEPRQMVVIGGPLQGTTITLSETPITIGRATDATLVVSDDYASSKHARLFPQDGQWIVEDLGSTNGTYLDRSKVTRPTPVPLGVPIRIGKTVIELRK